A section of the Mycolicibacterium anyangense genome encodes:
- a CDS encoding MarR family winged helix-turn-helix transcriptional regulator, which translates to MRALDERLGDQGVSTPRSKVLFEVSRRGPVRLTDLARVVGITQGTASTLIEALAREGLIERQADDSDRRVTLLQTTAAGQRQAEAWAAAYSSAAEEVFAVLSGAEQVMLTELLHRLADSIDG; encoded by the coding sequence GTGCGAGCCCTCGACGAGCGCCTGGGCGATCAAGGTGTGTCCACCCCGCGTTCCAAGGTTCTGTTCGAGGTGAGCAGGCGGGGCCCGGTCCGTCTCACGGACCTGGCGCGTGTGGTCGGCATCACCCAGGGCACCGCGTCCACCCTCATCGAGGCATTGGCCCGCGAAGGTCTCATCGAGCGGCAAGCCGACGACTCCGACCGGCGCGTGACCCTGCTGCAGACCACCGCCGCCGGACAACGCCAGGCCGAAGCCTGGGCAGCCGCCTACAGCAGCGCCGCGGAAGAAGTGTTTGCCGTCCTATCGGGCGCAGAGCAGGTGATGCTCACCGAGCTGTTGCATCGCCTGGCCGACTCGATCGACGGCTGA
- a CDS encoding esterase family protein, with translation MKSLFDKVRGWPRRFAIAAVVTAALPGLVGLVGGSATAGAFSRPGLPVEYLDVPSAGMGHTIRIQFQSGGANSPAVYLLDGLRAQDDYNGWDINTQAFEWYLDSGLSIVMPVGGQSSFYADWYRPACSKTGCQTYKWETFLTQELPQWLQANKSVKPTGNAAVGLSMAGSASLILSVYHPQQFVYAASLSGFLNPSEGWWPFLINISMGDAGGFKADDMWLPTGDPNNAWQRNDPMVQIPKIVANGTRIWVYCGNGKPNELGGGDVPATFLESLTIRTNITFRDNYLAAGGTNGVFNFPDNGTHSWAYWGRELQAMKPDLQRVLGAA, from the coding sequence GTGAAATCCCTGTTCGACAAGGTGCGCGGGTGGCCGCGTCGATTCGCGATCGCTGCCGTTGTGACGGCGGCGCTGCCGGGCCTGGTCGGTCTGGTGGGCGGATCGGCTACGGCGGGAGCGTTCTCGCGCCCCGGTCTGCCGGTGGAGTACCTGGACGTGCCCTCGGCCGGTATGGGCCACACCATCCGCATCCAGTTCCAGAGTGGTGGCGCCAACTCTCCGGCGGTCTACCTGCTGGACGGTCTGCGGGCCCAGGACGACTACAACGGCTGGGACATCAACACCCAGGCCTTCGAGTGGTACCTCGACTCGGGCCTGTCGATCGTGATGCCCGTCGGCGGCCAATCCAGCTTCTACGCGGACTGGTACCGGCCCGCGTGCAGCAAGACCGGCTGCCAGACCTACAAGTGGGAAACCTTCCTGACGCAGGAACTGCCCCAGTGGCTGCAGGCCAACAAGAGCGTCAAGCCGACCGGTAACGCCGCCGTCGGTCTGTCGATGGCGGGCTCCGCGTCGCTGATCCTGTCGGTCTACCACCCGCAGCAGTTCGTCTACGCCGCATCGCTGTCCGGCTTCCTCAACCCCTCCGAGGGCTGGTGGCCGTTCCTGATCAACATCTCGATGGGTGACGCCGGCGGCTTCAAGGCTGACGACATGTGGCTGCCCACCGGCGATCCGAACAACGCGTGGCAGCGCAACGACCCGATGGTCCAGATCCCCAAGATCGTCGCCAACGGCACCCGCATCTGGGTCTACTGCGGCAACGGCAAGCCGAACGAGCTCGGTGGCGGCGACGTCCCGGCCACGTTCCTCGAGAGCCTGACCATCCGGACGAACATCACCTTCCGCGACAACTACCTCGCGGCCGGTGGCACCAACGGTGTGTTCAACTTCCCGGATAACGGCACCCACAGCTGGGCGTACTGGGGTCGCGAACTGCAGGCCATGAAGCCGGATCTGCAGCGCGTTCTCGGCGCTGCCTGA
- a CDS encoding homogentisate 1,2-dioxygenase: MESFTHLRKGKTPHRVHADLDGLKDDELGRGGFTGRTANIYRRHDPTEFRAAGPLRPVDVLASELTPTDATDPAGTPLLLFSNADCRIFLSRRSHAMPFHVRYVDGDLLCFVHEGSGRLETEFGPLDYRAGDWIYLPKACTWRQAPASKTDPAPSTLLMIEAADEFRVPPPGPLGRHWPFDPAQAVIPEPEAIENDGHDNYEVRLYHRPIDDVQTTTLIYPHHPIDVEGWRGDNYAFTFHIDDYNVITSDSVHLPPMVHLFMEATGVYVCNFLPKPAETVPGTERTPWYHRNVDFDEIAFFHGGSLYGIPMPPGLISHAPQGVHHGAPEKARERARRKFDEYAHVDWQVIAIDTRRRLVPSAEVLANDLGQH; the protein is encoded by the coding sequence ATGGAATCGTTCACCCACCTGCGCAAAGGTAAGACTCCGCACCGGGTCCACGCCGATCTCGACGGCCTGAAGGACGACGAGCTGGGCCGGGGTGGATTCACCGGACGGACGGCCAATATCTATCGGCGCCACGATCCCACCGAATTTCGGGCCGCAGGCCCGTTACGACCTGTGGATGTGCTGGCAAGTGAACTCACACCCACCGACGCCACCGACCCGGCCGGCACGCCCCTGTTGTTGTTCTCCAACGCCGACTGCCGCATCTTCCTCAGCCGCCGCAGTCACGCCATGCCGTTTCACGTCCGCTACGTCGACGGTGACCTGCTGTGCTTCGTCCACGAGGGTTCCGGGCGCCTGGAGACCGAGTTCGGGCCGCTGGACTACCGCGCGGGCGACTGGATCTATCTCCCGAAGGCGTGCACGTGGCGACAGGCGCCAGCCTCGAAGACAGACCCAGCCCCCAGCACATTGCTGATGATCGAGGCGGCCGACGAGTTCCGCGTGCCGCCGCCGGGCCCGCTGGGCCGGCACTGGCCGTTCGACCCGGCCCAGGCCGTCATCCCCGAGCCGGAGGCGATCGAGAACGACGGCCACGACAACTATGAGGTGCGGCTCTATCACCGGCCGATCGACGACGTGCAGACGACAACACTGATCTACCCGCACCATCCGATCGACGTCGAAGGCTGGCGCGGCGACAACTACGCCTTCACCTTCCACATCGACGACTACAACGTCATCACCTCCGACAGCGTCCACCTGCCACCGATGGTGCACCTCTTCATGGAGGCCACCGGTGTCTACGTGTGCAACTTCCTGCCCAAGCCGGCCGAGACCGTCCCGGGCACCGAGCGCACACCCTGGTATCACCGCAACGTCGACTTCGACGAGATCGCCTTCTTCCACGGCGGCTCGCTCTATGGCATCCCGATGCCGCCCGGATTGATCAGCCACGCCCCGCAGGGCGTGCACCACGGCGCTCCGGAGAAGGCCCGCGAGCGCGCCCGCCGCAAGTTCGACGAGTACGCCCACGTCGACTGGCAGGTCATCGCCATCGACACCCGCCGGCGACTGGTGCCGTCCGCTGAGGTGCTGGCCAACGATCTGGGGCAGCACTGA
- a CDS encoding alpha/beta hydrolase family protein, protein MATPVQRAYERIPYLIAYQNDSGVRDVYGGVAELVVLESYLLKPTTPSDTVLVFMHPIGGGAYLPMINALARAGHHVIYCNSRFRGTDSALLMEKVVQDLGEAIKDAKNRLGYTKVVLAGWSGGGSLSLFYQQQAQNPTVTASPSGDGPDLTTLGLIPADGIMLLAAHISRHGTLTEWLDASILDESDPSRRDPELDLYDPDNPNQPPYTQEFLERYRQAQIDRNRRITAWVKGKLAGLKRSGRPDEEFGFVVHGTMADPRWLDPTVDPNDRTPGTCYLGDPAVVNMSPVGLARFCSLRSWLSQWSYDDAHGDGVECGRDLAVPALVIGNLADDACTPSHTRRLFEAIGHPDKEMYEIAGANHYYSGPDQRETLAKAVSVVTDWLVRHDFAKAD, encoded by the coding sequence ATGGCGACTCCGGTGCAGCGGGCCTACGAGCGGATCCCGTATCTGATTGCCTACCAGAATGATTCGGGCGTCCGCGACGTCTACGGCGGTGTCGCCGAGCTGGTCGTGCTGGAAAGCTATCTGCTCAAGCCGACGACGCCCTCAGATACCGTGCTGGTGTTCATGCACCCGATCGGTGGCGGCGCCTACCTGCCGATGATCAATGCCCTGGCCCGGGCCGGCCACCACGTCATCTACTGCAACAGCCGGTTCCGCGGCACCGACTCCGCGCTGCTGATGGAGAAGGTGGTCCAGGACCTCGGCGAGGCGATCAAGGACGCCAAGAATCGGCTGGGCTACACCAAGGTGGTGCTGGCCGGCTGGAGCGGCGGTGGCTCGCTGTCGCTGTTCTATCAGCAGCAGGCCCAGAATCCGACGGTCACCGCCAGCCCGTCCGGCGACGGCCCCGATCTGACCACGCTGGGCTTGATCCCCGCGGACGGCATCATGCTGCTGGCCGCGCACATCAGCAGGCACGGCACGCTGACGGAGTGGCTGGACGCCTCGATCCTCGACGAGTCCGACCCGTCCCGGCGGGATCCCGAGCTCGATCTCTACGACCCGGACAACCCCAACCAGCCGCCCTACACCCAGGAGTTCCTCGAGCGCTACCGGCAGGCGCAGATCGATCGCAACCGCCGAATCACCGCGTGGGTCAAGGGCAAACTGGCCGGGCTGAAACGCAGCGGCCGGCCGGATGAGGAGTTCGGCTTCGTCGTGCACGGCACCATGGCCGATCCTCGCTGGCTGGACCCGACCGTCGACCCCAACGACCGCACCCCCGGCACCTGTTATCTGGGCGATCCCGCCGTGGTGAACATGAGTCCGGTGGGGTTGGCCCGGTTCTGCTCGCTGCGCAGCTGGCTGTCGCAGTGGAGTTATGACGATGCCCACGGTGACGGTGTGGAATGCGGCCGCGACCTCGCCGTCCCCGCGTTGGTCATCGGCAATCTGGCCGACGACGCCTGCACACCGAGTCACACCCGCCGGCTGTTCGAGGCCATCGGACATCCGGACAAGGAGATGTACGAGATCGCCGGGGCCAACCACTACTACTCCGGACCCGACCAGCGTGAGACGCTGGCCAAGGCGGTCAGCGTGGTGACCGATTGGCTGGTGCGGCACGATTTCGCGAAGGCGGACTAG